The genomic segment ACAACATTTTCCTCGTGAAATTGCTCTACGACAATTCGGAGAGTCAAGTGACAAAGGACGGCGAGTTCAACAAGATTATCAACGGAATTCCCGATTGGGTCTATGAAGAGGAGTTCGGTTATAACTCTGCGATGACATTCAATGCAGACGGCACGATGATCTGTTGGGTACGGTTCGATGAATCCAACGTCAAGACCTATGCCCTCCAGTTGTTCAAAGGCGACAAGCCCGAAATGAAAGCCTTTTCGGATTATCCGGGCGAATATGCCTACAAATATCCCAAAGCCGGACACGACAATTCGGTAGTGACGGCATGGAGTTACGACATCAAGAGCCACCAGACACGACAGATACAATTGCCGTTGGATGCCGACGGATATATCCCACGCATCAAGGCAACAAGCGATGCGCAAACGATTCTTCTTTACACGATGAACCGCCATCAGGACGTGCTGAACATCTATGCAGCCAATCCGCGCTCGACGGTATGCAGACTGCTGATTAAGGAAAGTGTTCCCAAATATGTACCCGAGGAGGTTCTCGAAGGTTCACAAGTGACCGATAACCATATCCTGCTGCCCAGCGACCGCAGCGGAAAGATGCAACTCTATCTGTATGACATGAACGGAAGTCTGTTGAAAAAACTGACTGATGACAAGTATATCGTGACCCACGTCTATGGCTACGACGAGAAGAGTGGCGACGTTTACTATCAAGCCGTTGGCGGAAGTCCCATCAACAAAGAAATCTATGTCACCAATAAGAAAGGTAAGACCACCTGTCTAAGTCGCAAAGAAGGTGTTACGTCTGCCATCTTCAGCAAGAATTTCAAATATTTCCTCTCCACATGGAGCGACAGCAACACTCCATATCGCTATTCCATTTATGACAATAACGGCAAAGAACTGCAGGTGTTGGTTGACAATCGTGCACAGCAGGAGAAGCGGAAGGAACTCGCATTTGCGAAATGTGAATTCTTCACGTTTAAAACCAGCGAAGGGGTAGAACTGAATGGGTATATTTTCAAGCCTGCAGATTTCGACCCCAACAAGAAATATCCGGTCATTATGCACCAATACAGCGGGCCTGGCAGCCAACAAGTGGTCAACTCATGGTCGATTGGATCGATGGGACAGGGCGGACTTTTTGACCAATATTTCATTCAACACGGATTTATCACTGTTGGTGTTGACGGCAGAGGAACTGGTGGTCGTGGCGCAGAGTTTGAGAAATGCACCTATCTCAAGCTTGGAGAACTCGAAGCCAAAGACCAAGTAGAGACAGCCATCTATCTGGGCACGCTGCCATTTGTCGATAAAGAGCGCATCGGAATTTGGGGATGGAGTTTCGGCGGCTTCTGCACACTGATGAGCATGAGCGAAGGACGTGAGGTGTTCAAGGCGGGTGTCGCCATCGCAGCGCCCACCAACTGGAAGTATTACGATACGGTTTATACGGAGCGCTTTATGCGGACACCGCAGGAAAATCCTTCAGGCTATGACATCAATCCCATTAACCGCGCAGCCAAACTGCATGGCGCACTGCTGTTATGCCATGGTCTGACCGACGACAACGTGCATCCGCAAAATGCGTTTGAATACTCGGAAGCATTGGTGCAGGCGGATAAGGACTTCAAGGAGTTGATATACACTAATCGTAACCATAGCATATATGGCGGAAACACGCGTAATCACTTGCTCCGACAGGTGGCTGACTTCTTCGAGCGCGAACTGAAATAAATTAGATAAATATCTGAATGGCGTAGGGGCACAGCCGCTTTTGTGGCTGTGCCCCTTAATGTATCGGAAGGTTTTAGATGGTTTTGGCGTTAAAAATATGCAATTAAGTTGCGGTTTCTTTTGTCATTTAGGTATTTTTTGTTATCTTTGCAGGTGGTATTTGAATTGAAATACTGCATGAAAAACTGATTACAACTAATGAAAAACAAATTATAACATTATGAAGAAACTATTATTAGGTGACGAAGCTATTGCACAGGGAGCAATAGACGCTGGTCTCAGCGGGGTGTATGCTTATCCGGGCACTCCCTCAACAGAGATTACAGAGTACATTCAGGAGTCGCCGATTGCAAAGGAACGTGATTTGCACCGTAAGTGGTGCACGAACGAAAAGACTGCCATGGAGGCAGCTCTGGGCATGTCGTTCATGGGTAAAAGGGCGTTGGTCTGCATGAAGCACGTAGGTTTGAACGTTTGTGCCGACCCGTTTGTGAATTCGGGTATGACGGGTACGAACGGTGGACTGGTGGTGCTTGTGGCTGACGACCCGTCGATGCACTCTTCGCAGGATGAGCAGGACAGTCGTTTCTACGGCAAGTTTGCGTTGATTCCGACATTTGAACCGGCTAATCAGCAGGAGGCTTACGACATGATGGAAGTGGCTTTCGAGTATTCAGAGCGTGTGAAACTGCCTGTATTGATGCGTGTAACGACGCGCATGGCGCACTCGCGGGCTGTCGTGGAAATCAAGGACGAGCCGCGTAAGGAGAACGAATTGAACTATAATGCTGACTCGAGCAGTTGGGTTTTGCTGCCGGCGAATGCGCGCAAGCGCAACGACATCGTCACAAAGCAGCAGCTTGAGTTGGAGGAGGATGCTGCGGAGCGTTCGCCTTGGAACGTTTACAAGGATGCAGCGGACCACTCGGTGGGCATCGTGGCGAGCGGTATTGCGTACAACTACCTGTGTGAATGCTTCCCCGAAGGGTGTCCTTATCCTGTGCTGAAGATAGGACAGTATCCGCTTCCGAAGAAGTTGGTGCGCCGGATGTGTGACGAGTGCGACGCGGTACTGGTAGCCGAAGAGGGACAGCCATTTATCGAAGACATGTTGCGGGGTGTGATGCCGGGCAACACGGAGGTACGTGGTCGCCTCACGGGCGAACTCCCACGGACGGGCGAACTTAATCCGGACGTGATGAAACGGGCGCTCGGACTCAAGACGGAGGCAACTTTCGAGGCGTGCGGAGACGTAGTTTCTCGTCCGCCGGCACTCTGTCAGGGATGCGGACACCGCGATGTGTATGCTGCTCTGAACGAGGTGCTGCGTGAGTACGACAATCCGCGTGTCTTCGGCGACATCGGCTGTTACACGCTGGGCTTCTTGCCACCGTTCCGCGCGATTCACTCTTGCGTTGACATGGGTGCGAGCATCACGATGGCGAAGGGTGCGGCAGATGCCGGACAGTGGCCGGCAGTGGCAGTCATCGGCGACTCTACGTTCACTCACAGTGGCATGACGGGATTGCTGGATGCTGTAAACGAAAATGCCAACATCGTCGTAATCATCAGCGACAACCTCACCACGGGCATGACGGGTGGTCAGGACAGTGCCGGCACGAATAAGTTTGAGGCTATCTGCCGCGGACTTGGCGTGCCCGAGGAGCATCTGCGCGTGGTTGTTCCGCTGCCAAAAAACATGCCGGAAATTACTCGCATCATACGTGAAGAGATTAACTATCAAGGCGTCAGCGTCATCATTCCGCGTCGCGAATGCATGCAAACGCTGCAGCGCCACCTTAAACAAAAGAAAGCAAAGGAGGCTCAGAAATGAAGACAGACATTATCTTATGCGGAGTAGGGGGGCAGGGAATCCTCTCCATAGCGACCATCATCGGCGAAGCTGCGCTGAAGGAAGGTCTTTACATCAAGCAGGCTGAAGTGCACGGAATGTCACAGCGCGGAGGCGACGTGCAGTCTAATCTGCGCATCTCGAGTGCGCCCATACACAGCGACCTCATAGCGCAGGGACAGGCAGACGTCATCATATCGATGGAACCGATGGAGGCGCTGCGCTATCTGCCTTACCTCAAGCGTGACGGATGGGTCATCACATCGACAACCCCGTATGTCAATATACCGAACTATCCCGACATGGAGGTAATCAACGGTGACTTGGCGAAACTGCCCAACGTCATCGCAATCGACATCGAGGAGATGGCAAAGGAGGGCGGCGTACCCCGTTCGGCGAACGTCATCCTGCTCGGAGCGGCTCAGCAGGCTCTGGGACTGGACTACGAGAAGCTCGAAGACGCCATCCGCCGGGTGTTCGGACGCAAGGGCGAAGCCGTCGTTGAGGCAAACATCAAGGCGCTCGCTATCGGACGAAGCCACCAGAAATAGGGCAGGGGAAGACAGGCGGCGGAATGCCAGAATCCTGCCTGGCGACTGTTTGCGTCCAGCTTTTTCACTTTGTGAAGGGGCTGGGCGCTTTTTTGTAAGCCATGGTTTCCGTCTGTGTCAGCTAATATATATAATAATGTGTAGCGTCTTGGACGGACCGTTCCCACACATTCCCATGACAGAAAACATGTTGCAGAGATACCATAAAAGCCGGCTGGATTTCTCCAGCCGGCTTTTATTGATTGTCTTTTCCTGACTTCGTCAATGCGCCACCCAAATTAAGATTTGTTGCCAGATATGTCGAAAAGTGGTTTCACTGCGAGGTGCTTCTCCGTCAAGAAGAGTGTCTTAGTGAAGTAAGTCCCGTTTTTAGGCATCCTTACCCTGATTGTCGTGATAGTTTTGGCTGCCTCAAGCACCTTATCGACACTCATCCCAATCTTGTTAATGGCAATGAGTCGCTCCAGTTCCTTATATACCTTATAGGCGATGAAGCAAATGCAGACATGTGCCTCTATCCTACGTTCTGTAAAATGAAACATCGGACGCATTTCCAGAGTTCCTTTTGAAATACGGAATGCACGTTCCACCACCCAGAGTCCATGATACTCGGCAATGACACGCTCGGCGTCAAGGTCTGTATTGGTGATGTAGCCCTTGAGTCCGTCCCACTGGCAGTCCTCTGCAATCTTCTCTTCGCTGATGACGACTTCTATGTCCTTGCTGATTTCAAGAAACTTGTTGTAGCCACGCTTGTTCACCTGACTCTTCGTGATGCGTCCGGTCTTATAGGCTTTTCTCAATCGGACAATTCCGCGGTCACGGTTGTAGGCATCCTTCTTTGCACGCTTGTCGGAATAACTGACGATAAGTCTTTCCCCATTCTCACGTTTGTAGTCGTAACAGGCTTTATCAACCTTCTCTAAAGAGAGAATCCATTGCTTCACGCTTGCGCTCTCGCTCTTGATGCGGGCTCCAAGTATGTAGTTGTAGCCAGCCTCCTGCAGCAAAGTGACATTGTTCTTGTTCATCAAGCCTGAGTCTGCCACCACAACAAAATCTTTCCCCAGATTGAAACGCTGCTTGAAGTCATCTATCATTGGTATCATGGTGAAGCCCTCATACTGGCTGCCGTTGAACAGAGAGTATGAAAGCGGGTAGCCTCCTTCTGATACAAGCAGACCGAGTATAACCTGTGACTCTGCCGTCTTTCCATCCTTTGAAAACCCCGGTTCACGCAATACGTCCGTCTGTGCTGTCTCAAAGTAGAGCGTCGTCACGTCGTAGAACATCAATCCAATCTTGCCTCCGAACAGTTTCCGGGTGTGCTCTACGCTAATCTGCTGCGCAAGCTCCATCTGGGTATTGTAGAGCTTGTCCATGTAGCGATAGATGTGGTTGAGGTCAACATCTTCATCATAATATGACTTCAGGTAATCTACTGTGGCAAGTTTGCTTCTGGGCTGCGACACCCTTGCGATTACCAAATGACGCAGAATCTCATCGGGAATCCGGTTGAAGCCGATGCTGTCATAGACTTGATCAAGCAGAAGCCGAGTACCGTTTATCAACACGTTGTCAATATTGCTAAGGAAACGCTCTGTCTCCTCGACTTCCTTTCCCTTGCGGTCATCAAAGTCAAGTTCTTGCTGACCGCCAAATGAACGTATCCATGCAGCAGCCTTATCGCATAATGAATGTATTTCCTCTTCGGATGTAGAGGAGCCAAACGATTTTATTTCTTTATACTTTCCACTCGCTTTACTGACCACTACCACACTTGTAGAGCCGGAACGATTGTGTTTCTTGCGTACATACATGGTGCAAAGGTACACGTTTTTCGCTTGCGCCACCCAAACCACCCAATAATTTTACGTAACTCGCTGATTATCATTGTGCGCTATATGATGGCGCAAAAAAGTGATGAAGTCAGGATATATAATAATGTGTAGCGTCTTGGACGGACCGTTCCCACACATTCCCATGACAGAAAACATGTTGCAGAGATACCATAAAAGCCGGCTGGATTTCTCCAGCCGGCTTTTATTGATTGTCTTTTTATCGTCTTTCGCCGTCAGGTCAGTCCGTCATTTCACCCTCAATGTACAGACGGGTCATTTCGGGCTTGCCGTTTGTCTGTATCGTAATGGTCTTCTTGAAATAGCCGGGCACGCGACCTGCTCCGTTATAAGCAACCTTGATTTCGCCTTTCTGTCCCGGAGCAATCGGGGTCTTAGTGTACTTAGGAACCGTGCAGCCGCAACTTGCCACTGCCTGATTGATAACCAATGGCTTCTCGCCAACGTTTGTGAAAGTGAATACACATTCCTGCTTGGCGTTCTTACTGGAGAATTTGCCGAAGCTGTGTGTGACTTTTTCGAATTTGGCTTCTGCCGGCTTTTGTGCTGAAACCAACAAACATACTGCCAGCAAAGACATTGTAAATAGTATTCTTTTCATATTCAATCCTTTCATTTATATTGTCTTTAATGTTTAGATGAATGACTATCTAAAATGTTTAATCCGTCATGCAGGACTATCCCAGATATTTCATGAGAATCTTCGCATTGCCACTGTCGCGCAGCTTGGCAATGCTCTTTTCCCTGATTTGGCGTACACGCTCACGAGTCAGCCCGAGCTGATCGCCGATTTCCTCCAAACCTTTCTCGTGACAGCCAATGCCGAAACACTCGCGAATAATGGTAATCTCACGCTCTTTGAGCACCTTGTTCAACACGGAATTCAACTCAAGTGCCATCGACTCGTGGTCAACCTGACGGTCGGTGCGACTGTCATCGCCACTCGGCATCACATCAAGCATACAGTTGTCCTCACCGTCCTGGAATGGGGCGTCGATACTCACGTGGTGACCGTCAGCCATGAGACTTTGTCCAATCTTTTCCTCGTCGAGTTTGGTTGCCTCAGAAAGCTCCGACACTGAAGGATGACGCTGATTCTCTTGCTCAAAACGGTTGATTTCGTGGTTAATCTTGTTAAGCGAACCAACCTGGTTGAGCGGGAGCCTTACGATGCGGCTCTGCTCGGCTATCGCCTGCAGAATGCTCTGGCGTATCCACCAAACGGCATAAGAGATGAACTTGAAACCGCGTGTCTCGTCAAACTTCTGCGCAGCTTTTATCAATCCGATATTACCCTCGTCGATCAAGTCGGTCAGCGTAAGTCCCTGATGCTGATATTGTTTGGCAACGGACACGACGAAACGCAAGTTGGCTGTGACCAACTTGTCCTTAGCCCGTTCGCCTTCCGGTCCGCCTTTTTTGATTTTCTGCGCCAATTCAATCTCTTCATCAATAGAAATCAATGGCGCACGTCCAATCTCCACCAGATATTTGTCCAGTGCCTCACTCGAGCGATTGGTAATACTCTTTTGGATTTTCAGTTGTCTCATTTAACGTGCAAAAGTTGTTAAGTGGCTGATTTACAATTTAATAAAGCAAAATGTTTTTAAAAACGTTGCAAAATTACAAAAAAAATCAATAGGTTGTACACTTTTATATGTTTAATTTGCTTAATAAAACTTAAATCGCGGTTTAGGAGTTCGAGATTGCGCTGAAACAAAATGAAGTGGGGTAGGAGCAACTGGACTATTCCGTCAATCCACTTTTTTGAAATTAAAGTCCGCAAAATGTTCTACTATCTTTACAAATCCGAGGTGTTTCCGACAAATTTCTGCATCGAAGAATAAGCAGCTTTACAAACCTTCACAATTGTATATTTATACAGTTGCATCCGCATTGCAGGACAATTTGCAAAGTTCTGATTTTCAACTCGTTATATATGGCCTTCTAAAAGTGCCACTTTCAGCGTGTAAAAGTTGAACTTTTAGCGCCTGAAAGTTGAACTTTTAGAACGCAAAAGTTCAACTTTTGGAAAATGAAAGTTCACCCGTCATATTTATACGCTTTCGTGGTATATTTATACAGAGATGGAGGGGAGAGTAAAAACAGACTGCTCTATTCACGAAAAGAGAGCGGAATACGGGAATCGAACCCGCCTCTCAGGCTTGGGAAGCCCACGCACTACCGATGTGCTAATTCCGCCTTAACAATAAAAGATTAAAAGAACGTCATGCCAAAAGGCATATCCATTGTTTTAATCTTTATGGAGCCGATACCCGGACTCGAACCGGGGACCTATTCATTACGAATGAATTGCTCTACCAACTGAGCCATATCGGCAACGGTACAGGGCGAATAATCGTTCGCCTGATTTTATGCGGTGCAAAGGTAGTGTTATTTTTCGTATGCGCAAAATATTTTTCAATTTATTTTTCCTGCGAGATATTTGCCCGTAAGACTATTCTCATTGCGCACGATGTCTTCCGGGGTGCCGGCACAAACAAGGTTTCCACCCATGTCGCCGCCTTCCGGACCGAGGTCTATCACGTAATCGGCACATTTGATGATGTCAAGATTATGCTCAATGACGATGATGGTATGGCCGCGCGCTATCAATGCGTCAAAGGCGGTGAGCAGGCGCTGGATGTCATGAAAATGGAGACCGGTGGTCGGCTCGTCGAAGATAAACAGGGTGGGGTCCTGTCGCTCCTGACCGATGAAATATGCCAGTTTCACCCGCTGATTCTCACCGCCGGAGAGCGTTGAGGAACTCTGTCCGAGCTTAATGTATCCCAATCCGACATCTTCAAGCGGCTTGAGTCGTCCGACGATGCCTTTCTCCTTATGCTCTTCGAAAAAGGATATCGCTTCGGAAACGGTAAGGTCTAAGATGTCGTTGATGTTTTTTCCCGCAAACCGTACGTCGAGAATATCTTTCTTGAAACGTTTCCCATGGCAGGATTCGCATTCCAGAACCAAGTCTGCCATGAACTGCATCTCAACGGTGATGACGCCGGCACCTTTGCATTCCTCGCAGCGTCCTCCGTCGGCATTGAAAGAAAAATGCTGCGGCGAGAAATTCAGCTGCTTGGAAAGTGGCTGTTCGGCAAAAAGCTGGCGGATGGCGTCGTAGGCTTTAACGTATGTGGCGGGATTGGAACGAGTGCTCTTTCCTATTGGATTTTGATCAACAAACTCCACGTGTTTCACTTGTTGCCAGTCGCCCTCGAGACCGCCGTATTCGCCAGGGGCATCGCACACCTCATCCAAATGACGCTTCAGGGCAGGGTAGAGGATGCCTTTCACGAGCGACGACTTGCCGCTGCCGCTGACTCCTGTAATCACATTCAGCACGTTGAGCGGAAATTTCACGTCAATGCCTTTCAGGTTGTTCATCCGTGCACCTTTGATTTCAATCGCCATATTCCACGGGCGACGGGTTGTCGGAGTTGCAATCGTGTCGGTATGGGTGAGATAACGCACGGTGTGTGAGCGCGGATATTTCTTGAGCGCTTTCTTGTCAATATCGCTTCCTTTTCCTTCAAAAACAATTTCTCCACCGAGTCTTCCTGCGTCTGGACCGATATCGATGAGATAATCGGCTGTCCGCATGATTTCTTCATCGTGTTCAACGACGATGACGGTGTTGCCCACATCGCGCAAGTCTTTTAGCACCTGTACCAGCCTGTCTGTATCGCGGCTATGCAGTCCGATACTGGGCTCATCGAGGATGTAGAGCGAACCGACAAGTGAACTGCCAAGCGAGGTGGTCAGGTTGATTCGTTGGCTTTCGCCTCCGCTCAGCGAGTTGGACTGTCTGTTGAGCGTGAGATATCCCAGTCCCACATTTACCAGGAACTGCAGGCGGTTTTTGATTTCCACCAAGAGTCTGTTTGCGATTTTTTCCTCGTGCGCATCCAGTTTCAGGTTGTCGAACCACTGCTTGAGGTTCCATACGGACATCTCGACCAAGTCGGTAATGCTCTTGCCGTTAATCTTCACGTAACTTGCCGTTTTCTTCAGTCGTGTTCCGTGACAATCCGGGCAGAACGTCTTGCCTCGGTATCGGCTCATCATGACTCGATATTGAATCTTGTATTGGTTCTCTTTGAGCATCTGGAAGAACGAGTCGATGGAGACTTGTTCGTGAATATCCTTGCCGCTTTCTGACGGCAATCCGTGCCAGAGCATGTCTTTCTCTTCACGCGACAGCTTATAGTAAGGAGTGAAAATAGGGAAGTCATCTTTGGCTGCACGCCTGCAGAACTCCTCCTGCCACACCTTCATTTTCTCTCCATGCCAGCATTGTACGCAGCCGTCGTAAACGCTCAGGGTGGTATTTGGAATCACCAGTTTTTCGTCAATTCCGATGATGCGCCCGAATCCTTCGCAGGTAGGACATGCTCCGACGGGCGAATTGAACGAGAACATGTTGTCGTTCGGCTCTTCAAAAGTGATGCCGTCAGCCTCAAAACGGGTCGAGAAGTCGTAGGATATATTGGCAGGAAGGAATGCGAGGCGGCAAACGCCGTCGCCTTCGTACAGGGCTGTTTCAAGCGAATCGGTCAAACGGGACATCGTGTCGGCGCTGTCGTCAACAGACATGCGGTCAACGACGAGGTACAAATCGTTGGCATTGATTTTGTCAAGCAGCGAAGCATCGCTAAGCACATCGCTGATGCGCATAATCTCTCCTTTACAGCTCAAACGGACGAATCCCTGCTGCATTTCCATTTCCAGATGCTTTTGGAGCGGCCTGCCTTCGGGTATCTGGAGAGGCGCCATGACGATAAACTTGGTGCCTGGAGAGAAAGAAAACACCCGTTTCAGTATGTCTTCCGTCGTGTGTTTCTTCACTTCTTCGCCGCTGATAGGGGAGTAGGTGTGTCCGATGCGGGTGTATAGTAGCCTGAGATACTCGTAAATCTCGGTTGAAGTTCCGACTGTGGAACGTGGATTGCGGCTGTTGACCTTCTGTTCGATGGCGATTGCGGGCGGCAGACCTCTTATAAAGTCGCACTCAGGTTTGCTCAAGCGACCCAAAAACTGGCGTGCATAGGACGACAGACTCTCGACGTATCGGCGCTGACCTTCTGCATAGAGGGTGTCGAATGCCAACGACGACTTGCCGCTACCACTGACTCCAGTAACCGCAACGAATTGGTCTCGTGGGATTTTCACGTCAATATGCTTCAGGTTATTGACCCGTGCGCCTTTGATTTCGATGTATTCTGCCATGCTTTTTCGTCGGATAAGTTGCCTGCAAGCTATTCGTAGGAGATGCCGTTGTCTTTGATAAATGTCTCGAGACTTTTGCCTCCGTCGAGCGATGGTGAGAATTCCGTGAGTACCCGGAAGAGCTTTTTGCCATATTGTTCGATGCCGTCTTTCAGTGTGTCGAGCACGCAGACATCTCCGGCAAGTCCGCAAAGGTCTATCTGACTGATTTCCAGCGCCGTGATAAGTTGCTTCAAAGTATTTGCTGAAGCATGGTTTTTGAATATGGAGTATTCTTCGCGGTCCTCGTAAACGCCTTTGCGGAGTACTTTCAGCAGTCCGCCTGATTCATTCAGCGGTGCAACAAGTGCGGGATAAATGGCTGCACCGACGGTGTTACTCACACAATGAATGGGCCATTGTCCGCCTTGTGGCTGGAACGAGCAGTGTCTGTACGGGTGCCAGTCGGTCGTTACAACTTTGCAGCAATACTTGTCTTTGTTATCTGAAATGTATGCGCCCAGTGCCTCCATAGCTTCCTGGGCGTGGGGCACGGGGAGTGATCCGCTGATGAAATCAATTTGCGGATCAACTATTAATAGCATCTTTTTCTCCATATTCTCCATATATTTGTCCGTTAGGGGTTACCCGATTATCTTATTTATCATAATGTATATTATCTAAAAATTGTACATATGCATTGCTTAAGTATATTGCGTGCAGTTTTTCATCACGCAACGTGCAATGTCATTGCGCCTCCTACACATTATTTATATATACGCGCACGCATGCGCAGGGTTTGTTTTCATGATCACACGGGATTATTCTCGGCGAAAATTTGCATACGTTTATCAAGCAACGTGTACTGGTTGTCAGTTACGAATGATGTACAGATGCGCAGACCTTGCTGCTCGCTGCCAGTTGTTCCGAGGTTGATGGCTGATACGCCGTAGTACATCAGTTCGCGTGCAAGTTGGCTGGAAGTCATGCCCGGGTAGCCGATTGTGAAATAGAATCCGTCGGCTATGGGTTCTGTTCCGTCTCGGTCGTAAACGATTTGGAAGCCGTGGCGTGTGAATATTTCCTTGAGTCGGTGTGCCCGTTGTCCGTAGATAATGATATCGTCGCGGAAATTGAAGTGCCCGTCGGTGGCTTCGCGCATGATTGCTGCTAGTGCGTATTGTGCGCTGTGGCTCGTTCCTGAGCTGAGTGCGTATAGCATGCGTGTTGAGAATACGGCTCCGAAAGGCAGTCCGTCGTAACGTGCTGCGAGATCCGGATATGTGCGGTGATAAAGCCGGTTGCTGATGCAGGTAACGGCAATGCGCTCGCCAGCATAACTGAAGGCTTTCGAGCCGCTGATGAGGAGTATGTAGTTGTCGGTATAGTGTCCCACTGTCGGCTGGTATGGCGGCTCGAACGGACGGCTCAGGTCGTTCCTGAAGTCCATCGCGAAATATGCCAGGTCTTCGATAATGGTGACGTCGTACTCTTGTGAGAGCTCCCCTATCGTGCGCAGTTCGTCCTCAGTGAGGCATATCCACGAGGGATTGTTGGGGTTGGAATAGACGATGGCACAGATGTTTCCTGCCTTGAGATAGCTTTCAAGTTTGGCGCGCAGCCGGTCTCCGCGGTGCTCATAGACGTCGAAAGTCTCGCAGCGTGCACCCATGACGTTAATCTGCATTTTCTGTACGGGGAATCCCGGGTCGATGAAGAGCACGGTGTCTTTTTTCCGGTCTGCCTGCGAGCATGCGAGGAAAGATGCGTAGCCGCCTTGCATGCTGCCTACGACGGGTATGCAGCCTTCGGCTTCGATGTCGATACCGATGAATGCTTTGACGAACCGTGATGCTTGTTTTTTGAGTTCGGGCAGTCCCTGTATGTCGGGATACATGTTGGCGATGCCGTCTTGTAGGGCTTTGATTTGCGCTTCCACACCCACGCGTGCTGCCGGCAGTCCGGGTATGCCCATTTCCATCTTGATGAATTCTTCACCTGAGGCGCGCTCTGCAATGGCTGCAACCTGTTTCACTTCGCGTATGGTGGCGCGTCCAAAGTCTTGTATGCCAAACTCTTGTATGGCTTGGTCGATAATTTCTCGTTTAATTGGTGTGGGTTTCATAGTGTTTTTGATTTTAGATTTTTCGTTTCTTTGTGCAAAGATACGGCTTTCGTCTGTATTTTCCAAACGAACCCTTTGCCTTTTTTTGCCTATAAATATATTAATGTACAGAAAGGACCTCTCCCCTCGCCTATCAGAATGAATAAGCAAAGCCAACGGAGGCAAACTCTTTCAACTGCCAGTAACCATGGTGCCCGTCGCGCGCAACACCATCATCGAAACGCGGATAGATAAACACGTTTGTCGAAATATACCTATTGAACTTGAAGACAAATGTATTCTCCCATTCAAACTCAGCACGCTTATAGGTCGTGAAGCCGTAGATTCGCATTTT from the Prevotella sp. Rep29 genome contains:
- a CDS encoding isochorismatase family protein; the protein is MLLIVDPQIDFISGSLPVPHAQEAMEALGAYISDNKDKYCCKVVTTDWHPYRHCSFQPQGGQWPIHCVSNTVGAAIYPALVAPLNESGGLLKVLRKGVYEDREEYSIFKNHASANTLKQLITALEISQIDLCGLAGDVCVLDTLKDGIEQYGKKLFRVLTEFSPSLDGGKSLETFIKDNGISYE
- a CDS encoding pyridoxal phosphate-dependent aminotransferase encodes the protein MKPTPIKREIIDQAIQEFGIQDFGRATIREVKQVAAIAERASGEEFIKMEMGIPGLPAARVGVEAQIKALQDGIANMYPDIQGLPELKKQASRFVKAFIGIDIEAEGCIPVVGSMQGGYASFLACSQADRKKDTVLFIDPGFPVQKMQINVMGARCETFDVYEHRGDRLRAKLESYLKAGNICAIVYSNPNNPSWICLTEDELRTIGELSQEYDVTIIEDLAYFAMDFRNDLSRPFEPPYQPTVGHYTDNYILLISGSKAFSYAGERIAVTCISNRLYHRTYPDLAARYDGLPFGAVFSTRMLYALSSGTSHSAQYALAAIMREATDGHFNFRDDIIIYGQRAHRLKEIFTRHGFQIVYDRDGTEPIADGFYFTIGYPGMTSSQLARELMYYGVSAINLGTTGSEQQGLRICTSFVTDNQYTLLDKRMQIFAENNPV
- a CDS encoding RNA polymerase sigma factor RpoD/SigA, which produces MRQLKIQKSITNRSSEALDKYLVEIGRAPLISIDEEIELAQKIKKGGPEGERAKDKLVTANLRFVVSVAKQYQHQGLTLTDLIDEGNIGLIKAAQKFDETRGFKFISYAVWWIRQSILQAIAEQSRIVRLPLNQVGSLNKINHEINRFEQENQRHPSVSELSEATKLDEEKIGQSLMADGHHVSIDAPFQDGEDNCMLDVMPSGDDSRTDRQVDHESMALELNSVLNKVLKEREITIIRECFGIGCHEKGLEEIGDQLGLTRERVRQIREKSIAKLRDSGNAKILMKYLG
- the uvrA gene encoding excinuclease ABC subunit UvrA — translated: MAEYIEIKGARVNNLKHIDVKIPRDQFVAVTGVSGSGKSSLAFDTLYAEGQRRYVESLSSYARQFLGRLSKPECDFIRGLPPAIAIEQKVNSRNPRSTVGTSTEIYEYLRLLYTRIGHTYSPISGEEVKKHTTEDILKRVFSFSPGTKFIVMAPLQIPEGRPLQKHLEMEMQQGFVRLSCKGEIMRISDVLSDASLLDKINANDLYLVVDRMSVDDSADTMSRLTDSLETALYEGDGVCRLAFLPANISYDFSTRFEADGITFEEPNDNMFSFNSPVGACPTCEGFGRIIGIDEKLVIPNTTLSVYDGCVQCWHGEKMKVWQEEFCRRAAKDDFPIFTPYYKLSREEKDMLWHGLPSESGKDIHEQVSIDSFFQMLKENQYKIQYRVMMSRYRGKTFCPDCHGTRLKKTASYVKINGKSITDLVEMSVWNLKQWFDNLKLDAHEEKIANRLLVEIKNRLQFLVNVGLGYLTLNRQSNSLSGGESQRINLTTSLGSSLVGSLYILDEPSIGLHSRDTDRLVQVLKDLRDVGNTVIVVEHDEEIMRTADYLIDIGPDAGRLGGEIVFEGKGSDIDKKALKKYPRSHTVRYLTHTDTIATPTTRRPWNMAIEIKGARMNNLKGIDVKFPLNVLNVITGVSGSGKSSLVKGILYPALKRHLDEVCDAPGEYGGLEGDWQQVKHVEFVDQNPIGKSTRSNPATYVKAYDAIRQLFAEQPLSKQLNFSPQHFSFNADGGRCEECKGAGVITVEMQFMADLVLECESCHGKRFKKDILDVRFAGKNINDILDLTVSEAISFFEEHKEKGIVGRLKPLEDVGLGYIKLGQSSSTLSGGENQRVKLAYFIGQERQDPTLFIFDEPTTGLHFHDIQRLLTAFDALIARGHTIIVIEHNLDIIKCADYVIDLGPEGGDMGGNLVCAGTPEDIVRNENSLTGKYLAGKIN